In Brachypodium distachyon strain Bd21 chromosome 2, Brachypodium_distachyon_v3.0, whole genome shotgun sequence, one genomic interval encodes:
- the LOC100821493 gene encoding cold-regulated 413 inner membrane protein 1, chloroplastic — protein sequence MSISLRLAVPPSAAAHAPTLRQPLNTRSGSNAIATAIGPVAFQPPRALRGAAPGASSWWRRRGDAALCCASAHVSAETMQWVSFAAAAILMLARGTTIQKSYLVPFIALQAPAEVISWIKADYGQWTAFIGLLLRLVYFIPGELELPLLTMLFVSIAPHRLASLRGTQDSVIVSLAIAAYLALQHFTAAGSVRKALDRGTVVATLSVICITLIPLFFLL from the exons ATGTCCATCTCGCTCCGCCTCGCCGTCCCGCCGTCGGCGGCCGCGCATGCGCCCACGCTACGCCAGCCACTGAACACGAGATCCGGTAGCAATGCCATCGCCACCGCCATCGGCCCGGTCGCGTTTCAGCCGCCGCGCGCACTCAG GGGAGCTGCGCCTGGAGCGTCGTcgtggtggcgccgccggggaGACGCCGCCTTGTGCTGCGCGTCGGCGCACGTCAGCGCCGAGACGATGCAATGGGTGTCCTTCGCTGCCGCAGC TATATTGATGCTTGCTAGAGGCACAACCATACAGAAATCGTACCTTGTCCCTTTCATTGCTCTACAAGCACCTGCTGAGGTCATCTCATGGATCAA GGCTGATTATGGTCAGTGGACCGCTTTTATTGGGCTTCTTCTGCGTTTGGTATACTTCATTCCAG GTGAACTGGAGCTCCCATTGTTGACGATGCTGTTTGTTAGCATTGCTCCTCACCGATTAGCCAGCTTGAG GGGAACTCAAGACTCTGTAATAGTGTCCTTGGCAATAGCAGCTTATCTCGCACTTCAGCATTTCACCGCCGCCGGAAGCGTGAGGAAGGCCTTGGATCGTGGCACGGTAGTAGCAACCTTGTCCGTCATCTGCATCACGCTTatccccctcttcttcttgttgtga
- the LOC100822231 gene encoding uncharacterized protein LOC100822231, with the protein MGTMADPHAAYIEMPPPPPLSPCDSPTLRIRGISAPIARASPARLNAASLSVCSVQLKFSSTYHKKALNFTMSGTPSDVATDQARLAGDVSDEKVEETQDHNEGTGMPSPEEEEAAIKKKYGGKMPKKSPLISKDHERAFFDSADWALGKQGGSANKPKGPLEALRPKLQPTQQNARARRSSYASGDNDETLSLPAEELIQNDDPIEDKNKE; encoded by the exons ATGGGCACAATGGCAGATCCCCACGCAGCGTATATCGAGatgccaccaccgccacctctCTCGCCCTGTGACTCCCCCACTCTTCGTATCCGTGGCATCTCGGCTCCGATCGCCCGCGCCTCCCCTGCCCGCCTCAACGCCGCCTCCCTATCCG TTTGTTCTGTGCAGTTAAAATTCTCATCAACATACCACAAGAAGGCA CTTAATTTCACCATGTCTGGAACGCCATCTGACGTTGCAACTGATCAAGCGAGGCTTGCGGGGGATGTTTCTGATGAAAAGGTAGAAGAAACTCAAGACCATAATGAAGGGACGGGCATGCCCTCACCAGAAGAGGAG GAGGCAGCGATCAAGAAAAAATATGGAGGAAAAATGCCCAAAAAGTCGCCACTTATATCTAAG GACCATGAACGGGCTTTCTTTGATTCTGCTGATTGGGCTTTAGGAAAG CAAGGTGGAAGCGCCAACAAGCCCAAAGGTCCCCTTGAAGCTCTTAGACCAAAACTTCAG CCTACTCAACAAAATGCACGTGCCCGTCGATCTTCTTATGCATCTGGGGACAATGACG AGACTTTGAGTTTGCCTGCTGAGGAGTTGATCCAGAACGATGACCCCATTGAAGACAAGAACAAGGAATAA